The Humulus lupulus chromosome 3, drHumLupu1.1, whole genome shotgun sequence genome window below encodes:
- the LOC133823019 gene encoding uncharacterized protein LOC133823019 isoform X4 codes for MSDSNNECTKEHELANNTFENKVGGDNSEDEPKSLDKSDENDAPASDKHDENPMPSPLQEETVKKKYGGIMPKKPPLISKDHERAFFDSADWALGKQGAQKPKGPLEALRPKLQPTPHHQNRSRRSAYSPADESELEDGHANTSSKEQTTLDHDDTSNIA; via the exons ATGTCAGATTCGAACAATGAGTGTACGAAGGAGCATGAGCTTGCCAATAATACATTTGAAAACAAAGTTGGTGGTGACAATTCTGAGGATGAACCAAAATCTTTGGACAAAAGTGATGAAAATGATGCCCCGGCTTCAGACAAACATGATGAAAATCCCATGCCTTCACCTCTACAGGAG GAAACTGTCAAGAAAAAGTATGGTGGAATTATGCCAAAGAAACCTCCACTGATATCAAAG GACCATGAGCGTGCTTTTTTTGATTCTGCGGATTGGGCATTAGGAAAG CAAGGGGCACAAAAACCAAAAGGGCCACTTGAAGCACTTCGCCCAAAGCTGCAG CCAACTCCACACCACCAAAATCGATCAAGACGTTCAGCTTATTCTCCGGCAGATGAGAGTGAAT TGGAGGACGGCCATGCAAACACTTCATCGAAGGAACAAACAACATTAGACCATGATGATACCAGCAACATTGCTTAA
- the LOC133823019 gene encoding uncharacterized protein LOC133823019 isoform X3 translates to MSDSNNECTKEHELANNTFENKVGGDNSEDEPKSLDKSDENDAPASDKHDENPMPSPLQEETVKKKYGGIMPKKPPLISKDHERAFFDSADWALGKQQGAQKPKGPLEALRPKLQPTPHHQNRSRRSAYSPADESELEDGHANTSSKEQTTLDHDDTSNIA, encoded by the exons ATGTCAGATTCGAACAATGAGTGTACGAAGGAGCATGAGCTTGCCAATAATACATTTGAAAACAAAGTTGGTGGTGACAATTCTGAGGATGAACCAAAATCTTTGGACAAAAGTGATGAAAATGATGCCCCGGCTTCAGACAAACATGATGAAAATCCCATGCCTTCACCTCTACAGGAG GAAACTGTCAAGAAAAAGTATGGTGGAATTATGCCAAAGAAACCTCCACTGATATCAAAG GACCATGAGCGTGCTTTTTTTGATTCTGCGGATTGGGCATTAGGAAAG CAGCAAGGGGCACAAAAACCAAAAGGGCCACTTGAAGCACTTCGCCCAAAGCTGCAG CCAACTCCACACCACCAAAATCGATCAAGACGTTCAGCTTATTCTCCGGCAGATGAGAGTGAAT TGGAGGACGGCCATGCAAACACTTCATCGAAGGAACAAACAACATTAGACCATGATGATACCAGCAACATTGCTTAA
- the LOC133823019 gene encoding uncharacterized protein LOC133823019 isoform X2 codes for MSDSNNECTKEHELANNTFENKVGGDNSEDEPKSLDKSDENDAPASDKHDENPMPSPLQEQETVKKKYGGIMPKKPPLISKDHERAFFDSADWALGKQGAQKPKGPLEALRPKLQPTPHHQNRSRRSAYSPADESELEDGHANTSSKEQTTLDHDDTSNIA; via the exons ATGTCAGATTCGAACAATGAGTGTACGAAGGAGCATGAGCTTGCCAATAATACATTTGAAAACAAAGTTGGTGGTGACAATTCTGAGGATGAACCAAAATCTTTGGACAAAAGTGATGAAAATGATGCCCCGGCTTCAGACAAACATGATGAAAATCCCATGCCTTCACCTCTACAGGAG CAGGAAACTGTCAAGAAAAAGTATGGTGGAATTATGCCAAAGAAACCTCCACTGATATCAAAG GACCATGAGCGTGCTTTTTTTGATTCTGCGGATTGGGCATTAGGAAAG CAAGGGGCACAAAAACCAAAAGGGCCACTTGAAGCACTTCGCCCAAAGCTGCAG CCAACTCCACACCACCAAAATCGATCAAGACGTTCAGCTTATTCTCCGGCAGATGAGAGTGAAT TGGAGGACGGCCATGCAAACACTTCATCGAAGGAACAAACAACATTAGACCATGATGATACCAGCAACATTGCTTAA
- the LOC133823019 gene encoding uncharacterized protein LOC133823019 isoform X1, which translates to MSDSNNECTKEHELANNTFENKVGGDNSEDEPKSLDKSDENDAPASDKHDENPMPSPLQEQETVKKKYGGIMPKKPPLISKDHERAFFDSADWALGKQQGAQKPKGPLEALRPKLQPTPHHQNRSRRSAYSPADESELEDGHANTSSKEQTTLDHDDTSNIA; encoded by the exons ATGTCAGATTCGAACAATGAGTGTACGAAGGAGCATGAGCTTGCCAATAATACATTTGAAAACAAAGTTGGTGGTGACAATTCTGAGGATGAACCAAAATCTTTGGACAAAAGTGATGAAAATGATGCCCCGGCTTCAGACAAACATGATGAAAATCCCATGCCTTCACCTCTACAGGAG CAGGAAACTGTCAAGAAAAAGTATGGTGGAATTATGCCAAAGAAACCTCCACTGATATCAAAG GACCATGAGCGTGCTTTTTTTGATTCTGCGGATTGGGCATTAGGAAAG CAGCAAGGGGCACAAAAACCAAAAGGGCCACTTGAAGCACTTCGCCCAAAGCTGCAG CCAACTCCACACCACCAAAATCGATCAAGACGTTCAGCTTATTCTCCGGCAGATGAGAGTGAAT TGGAGGACGGCCATGCAAACACTTCATCGAAGGAACAAACAACATTAGACCATGATGATACCAGCAACATTGCTTAA